The Enterobacter huaxiensis sequence AAAATCCTCAATCAGGAAGCGCGCGAGCTGGAAGCCGCAGGCGTCGATATTATTCAGTTCGACGAGCCGGCCTTTAACGTCTTTTTCGATGAGGTAAACGACTGGGGTATCGCCGCGCTGGAGCGCGCCGTTGAAGGGCTGAAGTGCGAAACCGCGGTGCACATCTGCTACGGGTACGGCATTAAGGCCAATACCGACTGGAAAAAGACGCTCGGCTCCGAGTGGCGACAGTACGAAGAGGCCTTCCCTAAGCTGCAGACCTCAAACATCGACATTATTTCCCTGGAGTGCCACAACTCCCGCGTGCCGATGGATCTGCTGGAGCTGATCCGCGGCAAAAAGGTGATGGTTGGCGCTATCGACGTGGCGACGAACCATATCGAAACGCCTGAGGAGGTCGCCGACACGCTGCACAAGGCGCTGCAGTTTGTCGATGCCGACAAGCTTTATCCGTCCACCAACTGCGGAATGGCCCCGCTCTCCCGTCAGGTTGCTAACGGCAAGCTGAAGGCGCTGAGCGCGGGCGCAGAGATTGTTCGCCGCGAGATTTTGGCAAAATAACCTCGCCCCTCCCGGGAGAGGCTCGCTCTCCCGGGAATCGCATTATTCACTCACGCCGCTCAGCCACTCACCTACGCTTTCTACCGATTGCTGCGCGGGCGCACGCGAGACCGCCTGCCCATGCCCGATCACCAGCAGCGTGGGCAGACCGCGCACGCCCAGCTGGCCTGCCAGTTCCGTATTCAGATCGGCGTCCAGATAGCGGGTATCAAACCGCGCCGTCAGTGGAATCAGCTTCTCGTTCGCCAGCAGCTGCCAGAGCCTGCGGCAGTGCACGCAGCGCTCCGCCCCGACAAACAGCAGTATCGGGCCATTGCCTTCCAGCTCGCTCGACGTGCTCACCGTTTTAAACGCGCTTTCCGCCACGCGGAACAGTTTTGGGCTGCGGCGAAGGGTGTCGTTATCCGTCGCGACGCACAGCGCATCGGCGCTTTTGCTGTAGGGCTTCACGCCTGCGACCCGCACCACGCTTTGCGCCGGGCCAGCCGCCGCCGCGCCCGGCTGGCGTAAGGTTCGAACATCCACCGGGACTATCGGCGTTTCCCGCGGCTGAGGAAGCTGCGGGATCCAGCCATAGGGAATGCGGTACGCGCGGTACACCATGTTGTTGTTAAGCGTCTTGCCCCAGAACGGCGATACGTATTCCCAGACAATTTCATGATTGCGCGTCACTTCAAAAATACGCCCGTTGGAGCCTTCATTAATCAGCGTATTGCCGTTTTCGAGGCGCTGCATATTGCTGATATAGGGGCTATAAAAACGATAAGAGTCGGTTGGCTGGGGAAGATCCGCTTCATACGGCGAGTAGCGCCACTCGATATCCAGCGTCACGGGGTTAATTTCGAGGATCCGCGAATAGTCGCGCCAGGCGTTTTTCACCCCGTCCGCCGAGGCCGGGTTCGGCGCGCCGTACCCCGCCCAGCCGCCGTTATCGAAAATAAGGATATTGCCCGCGCCGGGCAGACCCTGCGGGATCATGTGCGCGTGGTGCTGGCCGATGATCCAGCCGATGTGTTTTAGCGCTGGCGTGCTGTAATCCGGGCCAAGCTGCCAGACGATGTTGCCGGTCTGCTTATCGATGATGGCGATGATGTTGGACTCGCGGGCGTCCCAGATGATGTTATCCGGGTGGAAACGGCTGTCCCCGGCGTCATACCATTTATTCGGCCCCAGCGTGGACATCGAGTTGATATGCATCCAGTCGCCCATTCCGCCGCCGCTGGCGCGCATGTTGGGGTTATTGTAAAGCGCGCTGCGCGCCGCATCGTCGAAGCCCAGCTCCTCAAAATGATCGCTGCAGCGCCATTCCCACACCACGTTTCCCTCCCAGTCGACCTCAATAATGGTGTCGTCCAGCAGGACCTTGTCCGATATCGCCTCGTTGACCAGGTTAGTGTGGGCGAGGATCAGCGTATTCCCCCCTTCGACCTGCGGCTCCAGCCCCGGCGCGTAGTAGCCAACCGGATTGCCAGCGCGCTGATAGTCGTGGTGCGCCCGCGCCATCCAGCGGGTTTTATTGCCCGGGTCGCTCACGTTCTCATAGCGATCGAATGACCATGTCACATTGCCCTCCCAGTCAACCTGGATCAGATCGAGCATATCCTGCATACCGTAGCGCGGGTCGCGCTCGCCGCTGTGTCCGAGGATCGCCCCGCCCGGCAGAATTTTATTGGGGAAGCCGTGGAGCTCAGGCCATTCCCGCGCCACGGCACCGTTCATATCGACCAGCACCGCACCGTGCTCGGTGGCCTGGAAAAGGGTATAGCCGCTCCACGCGCGCGCAGGATCGTAAAGCGTCGCGCCGGTCGGGAAAATGGAAGGATGACCCATGTTTTGCTCCTTAGTAAAAGTTATCAGGCAGAGGTAATAAGATGACGAATATGACGGCAGGCGTCGGCAAACTCGGCGTCGTCCCGCTGTCGCGGGTGCGGCAGCGTTAGGCTCACCACCTCGCGAATGCGGCCGGGACGTGGGGAAAGCACCACGACCCGGTCGGCCAGGGCGACCGCCTCTTCAACGTCATGGGTCACCAGCAGCGTGGTGGTTCCCTCGCTTCTGTGAATATGCAAAAGCGCCTGCTGCAGGGTGTGACGCGTCAGCGCATCGAGCGCGCCGAACGGCTCGTCCAGCATCAGAATTTGCGGGCGGGCAACCAGGCCGCGAGCAATAGCAACGCGCTGGGCCATCCCGCCGGAAAGCTGCGCGGGCAGCGCGCTCTCGAACTCGGTGAGCTGCACCCGCGCCAGCATCTCCCGGGCGCGCTGGCGTTTGGCGGCCCGGCTCAGTTTTTCGTCCGCCAGCCCCAGCATGACGTTGTCGATCACACTCAGCCAGGGGAACAGCCGGGGCTCCTGGAACACGATGCCGCGCTCTTTGCCCACGCCGGTGACCAACTTGCCGCTGATGCGAATTTCGCCCTGCGTCGTCTCTTCAAGGCCGACCAGCATGCGCAGAAGCGTCGACTTACCGCAGCCGCTGCTGCCCACCAGCACCACCAGTTCACCGGCAGCGATGTCGAGACTAAAATTTTGCAGCGCCGTGACCTGCTGCCAGGTTTTACGCACATGTTGAAATGAAACCAGAGTTTGGGCGGTCATGATGGCTCCTGTTGGCGCCAGCGGGTGGCGCGAAGTTCCAGTAAACGTCCGGCTTTATCCAGCGCTGCGCCGGTGAGACCGACCAGCACCATGCCGCAGAGAATGGTGGGCATATCCAGCAGCTGCTGGGCGTTGATCATCAGGCTGCCGATCCCGGCACCCGAGGACATGAAGTATTCCGCACCAATGTTGCCAAGCCAGGCGTAGATCATCGCCAGCCGCAGCCCGGCGAAAATACCGGGCGCGGCGCCGGGAAGGATCAGCACCCTCAGGCGCGTCAGGCCGCCTAAACGCAGCACGCGCGCCGCTTCGTCCAGCTGCGGGCTGCGCTGCAGCACGGCCTGAAGGGTGCTAAAGAACATCGGAAAGAACGAGGCCAGGGCGATAAAGACGATTTTGCCGACGTTATCGTTGCCCACCCACGCGGTCAGCAGCGGTAGCCACGCAAAAAGGGCAATATGGCGCAGCACGTTGAGCGATGGCGTCACGATCTGTCCGGTGCGCGGCCGCAGCGCCAGCAGCAGCCCGCAAAGGAGGCCACCGGCAATACCCGCCGCCCCGCCCGCAAAGGCGCGCCCGAGGCTCGCCAGCATCGCCGTCGCCAGCTCCCCGCTTGCCGCGCCCTGCATAAAGCGCTCGGCGACTGCCAGCGGCGAAGAGAACAGCGCCGCATCGATCCATCCCCATAGGCTAGCCAGCTGCCACAGCGCCAGCAGCAGGATCGGCAGCTGCAGCGCCTGCCAGCTGGCCTGCGGTTTCCATGCAAGACGCCCGACGGCGGGCTGGGGCCAGAACACCAGCCGGGAAAAGGCCCGATTCGCCGCCCACTCCATCAGCATGCCGCTGAAGCCCACCACCGCAATGGTGACGAAAACGATATCCAGCTGGAACAGCTGACGCCCCCAGACCATCAGGTAGCCAATGCCCTCCGACGAGGCGAGCAGTTCAACAACGATCAGCGACACCCAGGCCTGAGAAAGCGCCAGCCGCAGGCCGGTAAACCAGCCGGGAAGTCCCGCGGGGATCACCAGCCAGCGCAGCCGCTGCCAGCGGGAAAAATTCATCACCCTGGCAGCCTCGCTCAGGGTATGGGGCACGCTGGCAACCGCCTGCTGCGTGTTGATCGTCATCGGCACGATGGTGGTCTTGATGATTACCGCCAGCTTCAGGCCGTTATCGATCCCGAACAGCACCATAAAAAGCGGGATCCACCCCAGCGTCGGGATTTGCGCCAGCGCGTAAAACAGCGGCTCCACGCGACGCGCCGCGCCGGGAACCAGGCCGAACAGCGCGCCCAGCAGCGTGCCGGCGAAGGCGCCTGCCAGCAGGCCCAGCAGCAGGTGCTGCAGGCTAAACGCCCATTGGGAGAGAAGGTCTCCTGCCAGGAGCGAGAGCGCCGCGTCGGCGACCACCGAAGGCGCGGGTAAAATTTGTTCCGGCATCCAGTGGCGCTCTGCCGCGATGGACCACAGCAGCAGCAGCAGCGCGGGCAATATCCACGGCCAGCCGTTAAGTCGTACTTTCAGCCTTCCGGATGAGTCCGTTTTTAAAATTATTTGCGACATAGTGCTTCACGTTTAAACCCGTCATGCCGTTATAAAAACCCGCCCCGTTCCCCTTCGTCATTGCGTTACGCGAATAATCCCGATGCAACAAATGCATTTCAGCCTGCCGGACTCGCTGGCGCTGATTTAGCTCATTTTCACCTGTCCTTTTCCAATAAAAGCATTTAACAGCGGGCCGGGCGGCTCATTAGGGTGAGAAAAAACACACTGGAGTAACTTGTTATGATGAAAGCATTTTTTAGCCGCGCTCTGCTGCCGCTGGTGGCCGCCTTCGCCCTGATGGGGAACGCCAGCGCCGAAGCGCTGCACGCCATTCGCATCGGCGTGCCGGATCAAAGTGCGGGCAGTAAGCCTTTTATTGAGGGCCCGGTCGGCATGGCGTACATCCGCCACCAGCTTGAGGCGGTGTTCAAACCCCAGGGCGTTGAAATTCAGTGGCAGTTCTTTAAGGGCGCAGGTCCGGCGGTGAATGAAGCGCTGGCTAACCAACAGCTTGATTTTGTCTACCTTGGCGATCTGGCGGCCATCATCGGCAAAGCGAACGGCCTTCCCACGCGCCTGCTGTTGGGCAGCCGCGGGTCTGAATCTTACCTGGCGGCGACCCGCGCCTCGGGCATAAAAAAACTGGAAGATTTAAAGGGTAAGCGGGTCGCGGTGTATCGCGGTACGGCTGACCAGCTGGCCTTCGATCGCGCCCTGCAGTCCGCGGGGCTTACGGAAAGAAATCTGCAGGTCATTAATCTCGACTGGAATGCCGGAAAAGCGGCGCTGGCGGCAGGCCGCGTGGATGCCGTCTGGGGCGGCGTGTCTCTTCTGGCGCTGCGGGGCGATAAGATCGACGTGGTGGTGAAGAGCGGGGATTCCGGTCGTCAGAACACCACCCAGGCGGGATTCCTGGGGACGCAAACCTTTATTGACGCCTGGCCGCAGGCGACGCAGCAGATTATCGACGTGCTGGTGAAAAACGCGGCAGAAATCAGCGACCCGAACAATCGTGAAGCCTGGTCGGCGGAGATGG is a genomic window containing:
- a CDS encoding ABC transporter substrate-binding protein translates to MMKAFFSRALLPLVAAFALMGNASAEALHAIRIGVPDQSAGSKPFIEGPVGMAYIRHQLEAVFKPQGVEIQWQFFKGAGPAVNEALANQQLDFVYLGDLAAIIGKANGLPTRLLLGSRGSESYLAATRASGIKKLEDLKGKRVAVYRGTADQLAFDRALQSAGLTERNLQVINLDWNAGKAALAAGRVDAVWGGVSLLALRGDKIDVVVKSGDSGRQNTTQAGFLGTQTFIDAWPQATQQIIDVLVKNAAEISDPNNREAWSAEMAQQSQIPKALFLEELQPQDLNFTTSPRIDPFLTDSFTNSVEQAHSGRLIRSAFSAKEWFDGAFVEQALRAQKLENRWPQYNTQGQPL
- a CDS encoding ABC transporter permease yields the protein MSQIILKTDSSGRLKVRLNGWPWILPALLLLLWSIAAERHWMPEQILPAPSVVADAALSLLAGDLLSQWAFSLQHLLLGLLAGAFAGTLLGALFGLVPGAARRVEPLFYALAQIPTLGWIPLFMVLFGIDNGLKLAVIIKTTIVPMTINTQQAVASVPHTLSEAARVMNFSRWQRLRWLVIPAGLPGWFTGLRLALSQAWVSLIVVELLASSEGIGYLMVWGRQLFQLDIVFVTIAVVGFSGMLMEWAANRAFSRLVFWPQPAVGRLAWKPQASWQALQLPILLLALWQLASLWGWIDAALFSSPLAVAERFMQGAASGELATAMLASLGRAFAGGAAGIAGGLLCGLLLALRPRTGQIVTPSLNVLRHIALFAWLPLLTAWVGNDNVGKIVFIALASFFPMFFSTLQAVLQRSPQLDEAARVLRLGGLTRLRVLILPGAAPGIFAGLRLAMIYAWLGNIGAEYFMSSGAGIGSLMINAQQLLDMPTILCGMVLVGLTGAALDKAGRLLELRATRWRQQEPS
- a CDS encoding ABC transporter ATP-binding protein, whose translation is MTAQTLVSFQHVRKTWQQVTALQNFSLDIAAGELVVLVGSSGCGKSTLLRMLVGLEETTQGEIRISGKLVTGVGKERGIVFQEPRLFPWLSVIDNVMLGLADEKLSRAAKRQRAREMLARVQLTEFESALPAQLSGGMAQRVAIARGLVARPQILMLDEPFGALDALTRHTLQQALLHIHRSEGTTTLLVTHDVEEAVALADRVVVLSPRPGRIREVVSLTLPHPRQRDDAEFADACRHIRHLITSA
- a CDS encoding aryl-sulfate sulfotransferase; the encoded protein is MGHPSIFPTGATLYDPARAWSGYTLFQATEHGAVLVDMNGAVAREWPELHGFPNKILPGGAILGHSGERDPRYGMQDMLDLIQVDWEGNVTWSFDRYENVSDPGNKTRWMARAHHDYQRAGNPVGYYAPGLEPQVEGGNTLILAHTNLVNEAISDKVLLDDTIIEVDWEGNVVWEWRCSDHFEELGFDDAARSALYNNPNMRASGGGMGDWMHINSMSTLGPNKWYDAGDSRFHPDNIIWDARESNIIAIIDKQTGNIVWQLGPDYSTPALKHIGWIIGQHHAHMIPQGLPGAGNILIFDNGGWAGYGAPNPASADGVKNAWRDYSRILEINPVTLDIEWRYSPYEADLPQPTDSYRFYSPYISNMQRLENGNTLINEGSNGRIFEVTRNHEIVWEYVSPFWGKTLNNNMVYRAYRIPYGWIPQLPQPRETPIVPVDVRTLRQPGAAAAGPAQSVVRVAGVKPYSKSADALCVATDNDTLRRSPKLFRVAESAFKTVSTSSELEGNGPILLFVGAERCVHCRRLWQLLANEKLIPLTARFDTRYLDADLNTELAGQLGVRGLPTLLVIGHGQAVSRAPAQQSVESVGEWLSGVSE
- a CDS encoding methionine synthase, whose protein sequence is MKTLLPTSTAGSLPKPTWLAQPETLWSPWKLQDDELIAGKQDALRLSLDEQVRAGIDIVSDGEQTRQHFVTTFIEHLSGVDFENRQTVRIRNRYDASVPTVVDAVARQKPVFVDDAKYLRQLTDKPIKWALPGPMTMIDTLYDAHYKSREKLAWEFAKILNQEARELEAAGVDIIQFDEPAFNVFFDEVNDWGIAALERAVEGLKCETAVHICYGYGIKANTDWKKTLGSEWRQYEEAFPKLQTSNIDIISLECHNSRVPMDLLELIRGKKVMVGAIDVATNHIETPEEVADTLHKALQFVDADKLYPSTNCGMAPLSRQVANGKLKALSAGAEIVRREILAK